AGCTTCTGGATATTCAACTGCTCAATCGGTTACAAATGGTTGGATTAATAGCGATGGACATCGTAAAAATATAGAAGGAAATTATACACATTTTCATTTAACAGCTAAACAAAGCGCTGCAGGTAAATGGTATTACACTAATATATTTATTCGTCAATAAATAAGAAATTCAAAAAATAAAAACTCCTTAGACATAAGGAGTTTTTTTTGGTTTTAGTAGTTGCTGTTTGCAGTATTCATAGCTCATTTCAAAAATATCATCAATCTTGTGTTTATCTAAAACTTTATAGTTTTTAAGATATTGATGATCAATCATAACATCACAATACTTAAACTTTGATTGTGCTCGCTGATAACCATTAATGGCGAACAATCTGTTGATTAATTGTTGTACTATTTCTCCTTCCGAATTATTATAACTTGTCATAGGAATGGCATAACTTCCGTAGATAAAATCACATGTGTCTAATAATGGCTCTACGTGAAAATTATCTAAAAGAGCACTGTCAACTAAATTTTTCCCTTGGTAATGCACAGGTTTAAAAAAAGTAGACAATGAGGCTGATGCTTTTAAAATAGTTAAAAGATCTCCTTCATTATAACTCACCATTTCTCCTGTTCCTATATCTACAGCACCAATGTGCAAATTCCCTTTTTCAAATCGTTTAGGTAAATAGTTTTGGAAACTACCGAACATATCATCAACAGACAGAATTCCTTTTTTTTTGAGTTTCTCAAAAGGCACACTAAGCCAATCTTCTTTTTTCATTATTGATAAAATCTCTTCCACAGAATATCCATGAGCATATAATGTACCAACACATGCACCCGCACTATTACCAGAAATTACATTTGGTCTCTCTCCTATTTCTTCAAGGTTTTTCAATAATCCTAAATGAGCTGTTGCTAATGCTCCCCCTCCTGATAATACAATTCCAATCTTCTTCATAGCTATTAATCTAAAATGTAATCTGCTAACCGTCTTCTCTCTTCTTTTACATTTACATGAGGAAATCTTAAGTATTTATTGCGAGCAAGAATTAATGATGAAGCTTCTTTCTCTGTTTCAAAACAAGCGATTAGTTCATTCATACTATTAGAAATTTTAGCAAATACATCAAATGCGATAATGTTCAAATTGGCGAAATGAATTTCTTCATTTAGCATGTTTTCTAATTGTAATTTTTGAATTCTCAGTAAAGTACTTTCTAACACATAAACTTGAATAAGAAGATCTGAAATGTGCATAGATATCTCTTGTTCTTCCTCTAACTTCTGCATAAATTTCTGTAAACAAATACCTGAAACGAAAACTGCAAGAGACTTTAGATTATCTGTAAACTGTTGGAACTTTTCAAGTGTATTCAAACTGTATTCTACTGAATCATTATTAATTTCTGCATATACTTTAGAAAATGCAGACATTACATCTAGCTCTCCTTTCATACCTTTTTTTACAAACTCTTTGATGATAACTAATCTGTTGATTTCATTAGTTCCTTCATATATCCTACTAATTCGTAATGATCGATATAAATGCTCAATAGGACAATCTGCAGAGAATCCCATTCCTCCATAAATCTGAATTCCTTGATCAATAATAAAATCTTGCGCTTCCGAACCAAATACTTTTACAATTGCACTTTCAATACTAAATTCTTTCAATGAATTGATCTTAGCATTCGAAAAAGTTTCTCCTTTTGTTGTTAACTCTTCCCTAAGAATATCGATATCATTACCCAATCTGAATACTGCTGATTCGATAGCGAAAATATATGCACTCATTCTGGCCAATTTATCCTTTATTGCTCCAAAACTGCTTATAGTTTTTCCAAATTGTTCTCTTTGTTTTGCGTATTCTTTAGCATGTTGAACTACTTTATTTCCTACTCCAATACAAGAAGCACCTAACTTAATTCGACCTGTATTTAACGTATTCAAACCTATTTTCAATCCTTTATTTCGTTCACCTAAAAGATTTTCTTTAGGAACTTTTACATTCTCAAAAAATACCTGACATGTACTCCAACCCGAAAATCCCATTTTCTTCTCTTCAGGACCAATTGTAATCCCACCAAAAGCTTTCTCAACTACAAACGCAGATAAATTCTTATCATCTTCTATTTTAGCGAATACAATAAATATGTCTGCAATTCCTGCATTAGAAATCCATGCTTTTTGACCGTTTATACTAAAGTTTCCTTCCTCATCTAAAGTTGCTTTTGTCTTCCCAGAATTTGCATCACTTCCAGCATTCGGTTCGGTTAATGCAAAGGCAGAAAGCAATTCTCCAGCAATCATTTTTGTAAGATACTTTTCTTTTAAAAAATCAGATCCATATAAAAATACTGGAGCAATTCCAATACTAGTTTGAACACCTAAAGCTCCTGTGAATGAATATCCTTTACTCATTGTAGTTGTAAAATGTAATACATCTTTAAATGACATATCCATTCCTCCATATTTCTCAGAAACCTCTAATCCTAAAAAACCTAATTCGCCACATTTTTGAATTAATTCAGGTCCAACTTGAATGGCTTCAGGAGTTTCCATAAACTCTAATCTATTTTCGATTTCATTTTTTATGAAACTTGTTCCTGCATCATGCATCATTTTAGCTTCTTCCAAAATAAGTTCTTTTATATAAAAGGATGACAATTCTGTAGGTTGAATTAAAAACGTTCCTCCTTTTGTCTGTAGTTCTAATGTGTTCATTTTTAGTATAATTTGATTTTTTAGGCATTTTAGCCTAATTCAAATATATAAATTAATTTTAAAAATTAGGCTATTTTGCCTAAATTTGAATTATATGACTACCAAACAAAAAATCTTAACTACTTCTTTACAGTTATTCAATACAATTGGATACGCCAATATTTCTAGTAAAACAATTAGTGAAACTATTGGCATTAGCTATGGAAATTTGTGCTATCATTTTCCAAAAAAGGATGATATCGTAATGCGTTTACATCAGAACTTTTTAGATGAAATGGACGAATCAATGCTTAATCTAAAAGGAGAGATATTCGAGTTTGATTTTATGTTAAGAAGTTTAGAGAATTTAATGAACCTAACTTACAAGTATCGATTTCTATTACTGAACGGATACGATATTACATTAAAACATTTACCGATTAAGCAAAGAACCATGGAGCGTTCTAAAGTCTACTCAAATATTATTTATAAAATATCTAAATTCTTAATTGAAAATGGATATATGCATGATAATTTAAGTGACAAACAACTAAAACTAAAGCTTCATGGTCTACTTATAATATTTAATTCTTGGGTTGCAGATAAAGCGGTATTTTCTGAATTAGCTTTTGAAGAAAATAAAGATCATACGAAGTATTACATTCAATTACTCTTCTCTATGATTAGTTCTGCCTTAACAAAAAAAGGAATCAAAGCATTTTCAACAGCCTATGATCGCATTTTAAATAAGAATGTTCAAGACTAAAAACAGAAAAGCTTCCGAAATTTCGGAAGCTTTTCATTAATTCAAATAAATAAATTTTCCATTTAAAAAAATGATATACTAAATGGATAATTTGGCTCTTCTTCATTGCTTGCTCTTATGGCATTCATAATTGGGAAAATGAAATAAAATATTCCAAGCAATACAAATCCCAATAATCCTAAACCAAATAATAATATTAATGGTATGCATAACAATACATATAGAAACATTGTAATTCTAAAATTAAGAATTGCCTTTCCATGTTCGTCCATGCCTTCTACTTCATCTTTTTTTATTGCCCATAAAATTAATGGGACTATGAATCCACCAATTCCAGATACAAAATCCAATAATTGACTTAAATGTGTTAATACTAATAGCTCTTTATTTTTTCGCATTTTTTTAATGATTAGTTACACTTAATAGACTATTATCTTACCATTTTGTTACAGTTTTAAGCCATTTTCGCTAAATTTTAACTAAAAACCAGTTAAAAACTACCCAAAACTCCAAAAATGAGTCGCATAACAACTTGAAATTTTACAACCCTCACTGAACAACTCTTCATTATATTTGCAAAAAATATTCGATTTGCAAACAAACGTTAACGATACTATCATTGCTTTAGCCACTCCATCAGGAGTTGGTGCTATTTCTGTAATACGACTTTCGGGTGAAGATTCTATTCAAATTGTTAGT
This genomic window from Tenacibaculum sp. 190524A05c contains:
- a CDS encoding acyl-CoA dehydrogenase family protein; the protein is MNTLELQTKGGTFLIQPTELSSFYIKELILEEAKMMHDAGTSFIKNEIENRLEFMETPEAIQVGPELIQKCGELGFLGLEVSEKYGGMDMSFKDVLHFTTTMSKGYSFTGALGVQTSIGIAPVFLYGSDFLKEKYLTKMIAGELLSAFALTEPNAGSDANSGKTKATLDEEGNFSINGQKAWISNAGIADIFIVFAKIEDDKNLSAFVVEKAFGGITIGPEEKKMGFSGWSTCQVFFENVKVPKENLLGERNKGLKIGLNTLNTGRIKLGASCIGVGNKVVQHAKEYAKQREQFGKTISSFGAIKDKLARMSAYIFAIESAVFRLGNDIDILREELTTKGETFSNAKINSLKEFSIESAIVKVFGSEAQDFIIDQGIQIYGGMGFSADCPIEHLYRSLRISRIYEGTNEINRLVIIKEFVKKGMKGELDVMSAFSKVYAEINNDSVEYSLNTLEKFQQFTDNLKSLAVFVSGICLQKFMQKLEEEQEISMHISDLLIQVYVLESTLLRIQKLQLENMLNEEIHFANLNIIAFDVFAKISNSMNELIACFETEKEASSLILARNKYLRFPHVNVKEERRRLADYILD
- a CDS encoding patatin-like phospholipase family protein, which translates into the protein MKKIGIVLSGGGALATAHLGLLKNLEEIGERPNVISGNSAGACVGTLYAHGYSVEEILSIMKKEDWLSVPFEKLKKKGILSVDDMFGSFQNYLPKRFEKGNLHIGAVDIGTGEMVSYNEGDLLTILKASASLSTFFKPVHYQGKNLVDSALLDNFHVEPLLDTCDFIYGSYAIPMTSYNNSEGEIVQQLINRLFAINGYQRAQSKFKYCDVMIDHQYLKNYKVLDKHKIDDIFEMSYEYCKQQLLKPKKTPYV
- a CDS encoding TetR/AcrR family transcriptional regulator — protein: MTTKQKILTTSLQLFNTIGYANISSKTISETIGISYGNLCYHFPKKDDIVMRLHQNFLDEMDESMLNLKGEIFEFDFMLRSLENLMNLTYKYRFLLLNGYDITLKHLPIKQRTMERSKVYSNIIYKISKFLIENGYMHDNLSDKQLKLKLHGLLIIFNSWVADKAVFSELAFEENKDHTKYYIQLLFSMISSALTKKGIKAFSTAYDRILNKNVQD
- a CDS encoding DUF4870 domain-containing protein: MRKNKELLVLTHLSQLLDFVSGIGGFIVPLILWAIKKDEVEGMDEHGKAILNFRITMFLYVLLCIPLILLFGLGLLGFVLLGIFYFIFPIMNAIRASNEEEPNYPFSISFF